Genomic segment of Moritella sp. Urea-trap-13:
CGACGAGCGATACGGCGACCGTGACGGTAACAGATAGCGTGGACACCACCACCGCGACGTTAAGTGTTGATCACAGCAGTATCAATGAAGATGGCGCATTATTAACGTATACGGTGACCTTAGACAATGCAGCTAACAACGATGTGACCGTGACAACCACTCAAGGCGAAATTACCATTTATGCTAAAGGCAGTGTGCTTAACGGGGTGACGCAGGATGGTCTTAGCGGTAGCCTAGTAATTATGGTGAACACGGATGATTCGAATAACAATATTGTTATCACTAATAGTATCTCGGACGTTTCGGAAGCGCATGCCGGAGAAACCGGCAGTTATGAAAAACTGACCGCCGATACCGGAACTGTGAGCACGATAGTTGATATAACTCCCCCAATCGCCATAGACGATCCAATCCAAACAATCAGCGGCCTTAAAGGCGAATACTGGGGTTATAACGATAAAGCAGCTGGTCACAGCAATCTGAATAACTACCAACAAATACAAGATTACATTGCCGCAAATAAAGCTGAAATAAACTTTATTTCAACCGAAGTTGATTACCATAAAGGTGATAAAGATTTAGCTGATGATATTAACAGTGATGGTATCCCATCTAATTTGATTTCTTTCCTTAACGATGACGCAAGTAGTATTGAAGGTTCAAGTACTGAAGCCGCTACTGACGGTATTATTAAACTTTCAGGTAAGCTGAATATTACCGAAGGTGGGAAGTTTAGTTTAAATCTTACTCATGATGACGGTTTTGTAGTGATCATTGACGGTAAGGAATATACCTATAATGGTAATACGTCATCGCAAACGACCCAATTCAACAATATTGCATTAGCGGCGGGTGAGCATACTGTTGAAGTTTACTATTGGGACCAAGGTGGTGCTTATGTATTTGAAATGGAACTCAATGATAGTAACAATCAAAATGTCTGGGTAGAAGAGAATTTATCGCATAGCTCAAGTAGAGGTGTGATAGAGGTGAACGAAGGCGGTGATGTTGATATCGATATACTGGGTAATGATAGTGAGCAACAAGGCGTCACCATTACTATCGAGTCAGAGCCAGTGCATGGTGTTGTAACCATTAATGATAATGGTACCGTTACTTATCAAGCAACTGGTAATTACAGCGGTAATGACAGCTTTACTTATACTTTAACAGATGCTGCAGGCAATGTTTCTAATGTCGCTACTGTGTCTATTGGTGTGCAGCCTGAAGCTGACCAGCCGATGCTTAGTATTGAGCTCGGGGATGTAGAATCAGGCACTATAACTACTAATATAGACATGGATTATGATTATTATGCTGCGCTAAGTGATCATGAATTACCTGATAATATTATATTTTTCAATTCAGGTTCAAGTACTTCTGTAGATACAATTCGTGGGTATAAAAGTGATGATAAGCTGGTGTTTAATGGTAATTCGGGTGAAGCTGATATATTACCTTATGTTCATGACTCTAACTATATACTGATGAAGTTTAATGGCAAAAGTAGCTATATAAAAATCTCAGGTAGCAATGATGTCGAAGAACTTGTTTTTGACAACGGTATTTTCAATTATCAAAATGGAGTATTGACCAATATCTCGGATCTTGAGCAAACTTCAGAGCAAGTCGAAGGTTATGAGATTGAACTTAACATCTCAGGTGCGGTAACCGATACTGACAGCAGTGAAGTCATTACATCATATACCATTTCTGGTATTCCGAGTGATGCTTCATTAACAGCCGGAGAACTAAATAATGATGGCACTTGGACACTAACCCCCGCTGAAGCTGCAGATGTTAAAGTCATTGTTGAAACAGACTATCCTGCATTTGACGTTTCTGTTGTTGCAAATATTACAGACACTGCCGTGATAGACGGAGAGACAGTGACCAGTGAACTGACTTCCGATCCTGTCGTTGTACCAGTATCTCCGCTTGCTATCGTCAATGTAGATCAAACTATCTCGGTGAATGATGACATGACGCCGGATACAAACGTCATTATTGTGTTAGATATCTCTGGCAGCATGAAAGGGGACACCTTTACTGAAGCAACAAATGCGATTAAAGCATTGTTGGCTACGTACGATGATAAAACTAATGCCAGTATCCAAATTATCGGTTTTGAATACAAGACAATAGCATCAGTATGGTTTAGTGGTGATGATATGTTGGGCGAGGCGAATAAGTTTATTGGTAAACTAAGTGCAGATGGTGGTACCAGCTATAAAGATGCACTTGAAAAAGTTATGTCTGAGTTTGAAAAGGGCATTACCAATGGTGATGTAGATCCTAGCGATCCAACTGATGTGTATTTCATTAGTGATGGCGCACCATCGGATGGTTATGGCGTGAAAGATGATGTTGAAGCTGATTGGATTGCATTCACAAAAAATTACAACATTGATAATGTGTATACCGTAGGTATCGATGTTTCAACTAATGAGAAACAAGATGTTATTGATAATTTAACCCCTATCTCACTTGGTAACGCACCGATAATACTTGATGATCCTGCAGAGTTAACAAAAGTATTGCAGGATTCACTCAATGCTAATTATACGGGTAATTTCTTAGCCGGCGTGAGTGCAGCGCTCGATGCAGAAGTCGCATCAGTCACTATTAATGGTACTCGTTATAGTTTTGATGGTGAAAAAACGATTACTTGGGATAACCCAAATAATGCGCCAACGAGTACAACTGATACTAGTGCAGCCATTGAAACTACGTATGGCATATTTGAAATTGATTTCGCAACGGGTAGCTATACGTTTATCCCTAATGATGTCGACCAAGATCAAACTGAAATCATTGCAATCGAGCTGCGTGATGCAGAAGGTAATACTGTTGATGGTCAGCTTAATATAGAAATTAAAGATGTTGTTTCAGGAAATAACGCTAACTCTAATATTGTTACTGATATTGACTCCAACCCTTATGTTTTAAGCGAGTTGATTGCTGATACCGAAACCCAAGCGGGACATAAATCCGCTAATAAATATAATGCTGGCGATACCGATGATTATATTTATGACAGTAGTCATAATGGTGTTAAAAGTAAATTAAATGGTGGTGACGGTGATGATTTACTATCTGGTTTGGGTAAGAATGATACGTTAAATGGTGAGGCGGGTAATGACATTTTACTCGGTGGTAATGATAACGATACTTTAAATGGTGGTACTGATAACGATATTCTTATCGGCGGCACAGGCAACGACATCCTCACTGGTGGTAGCGGTATTGATACCTTTGTTTGGTTAGACGGTACTGTGGCGGTTCCTGCAACTGATCTTATTACTGATTTTAATATCCTCGAAGATAAAATAGATTTGAGCGATTTGCTGCAAGGTGTAAACTCGGATGACCTTGGTGATTACTTGGATCTCAGTTTTGGTAGTGATACAACGACGATCAGCATCCATGCTAAAGGAGACTCTTCTTCGGTTAGCCAAGTGATCATTCTGGATAATGTTGATTTAAGCGCTGCTTATCCTGATGTTGACTTTACAAGTACTGCAGGTATTAATAGTATATTGAATGATGTTGATGACATCTTAATTTAATAGCTGATTTTTTGAAATTTTAAGGGAATAAATGGCAGTGCAGGTAGTAACGAATACAGCGTCAACATCACAGTGGGATATACACCCTTCTCAACGCATGATTGAGGATCCACTGCTGGATTGTTTAATTTTATTGACTGAACACTTTGGTAATCCGTGTTCGGGTGAAGCGTTGACAGCTGGTTTATCTATATCGGGTGCACATCTTTCACCTGAATTGGTACCTCAAGCGGCATCGCGAGCCGGACTCAGCGCTAAACTAAGTCAAAAAGGCTTGAATGAATTACCGCGCATGTTATTGCCGTGTATATTACTGCTAAAAGATCAAAAAGCTTGTGTGCTGCAAGAGTTAGATATTGCAGCGGACAAAGCGGTTATTTCCATGCCAGAAACCGGTGGTGAAGTGGTACTGGCTATCGCTGAGTTGGAAGCTATTTATGTGGGTTATTTGTTTTTAGTTAAGCAGCAATACCACGGTGACCGTGAATTTGATGTGCATTTACATGACACCAAAAAACACTGGTTATGGCAAACGGTTAAGTCTTCGAGTTCTATTTATCGTGACGTTATTATCGCCTCGGTATTAGTCAATTTATTTGCCTTAGTATCGCCACTATTTGTGATGAATGTGTACGACAAGGTAGTGCCTAACTTGGCTTTTGAGTCACTTTGGGTATTGGCGATTGGTGCAACAGTAGCTTATATCTTTGACTTCATCATGAAGCAATTACGTGGTTATCTTATCGATGTAGCAGGGAAAAAAGTCGACTTAGAAACCTCCGCTAAACTGTTTGCCAAAGTCATCGGTATGCCATTAGAAAAACGGGCATCGAGTGTTGGTGGCATGGCCAAGCAACTCAGTGAATTTGATAGTGTGCGCGAATTTTTATCCTCTGCGACGATCACTGCGTTAGTTGATCTTCCTTTTGCTATCTTGTTTATGATTATTATCTGGTTAGTCGCTGGTGACTTAGCCATGTTTTCGGTGATCGCAACCTTACTGATTATTGGTTATACCTTATTGATACAACCGCGTTTACGTCATGCGATTGAAGAAGGCAACAAATTCTCCAGTTTACGTCATGGCCATTTAGTGGAAAGTTTATCGGTTCTTGAATTGATTAAAGCTAACGGTGCTGAAGGTGTGGTACAACAAAGCTGGCAACAAATGCTCGGGCATATATCCACTTGGCAGCTAAAAGCGAAAGTGATCACTAACTCAGTAGCGAATGTGGCGAGCTTGATTGTGCAAGTCTCTGTTATTGGCGTTGTTGTATTAGGGGTATATCGCGTTGCAGACAACGAGATCTCGATGGGTGCTATTATCGCAGCTGTGATGTTATCCAGTCGTGCAATTTCCCCAATGGCTAAAATAGCCTCGCTAATGACTCGTTCTAATCAAACCATCAGTGCCATGCGCCAGCTTGATGCGATCATGGAACAAGTTGATGAATTTGAAGATAAAGCCCACCTTGCTAGTCGCAGTAAACTGGAAGGTAAGATCGCCTTAGAACAATTAGGGTTTAACTATCCTGACGTAGAGAAACCAAGCTTATACCCATTGTCTTTGCAGATTCAACCGGGTGAGAAAGTAGCGATTATTGGTCGTAATGGCTCGGGTAAAAGTACCTTAGCCAAATTATTATTAGGTTTATATCAACCCACTACGGGCAGTTTACAGTTTGATGGCATGAATCAACAGCAGATCCACCCCAGTGATCTACGCCGTAATTTTGGTTATTTACCGCAAGATATCACCCTGTTTCACGGTACCATTAAAGAGAATATTTTGTTTGGTGCTAAGCAAGTCACTGAATACCAATTGATCCGAGCCGTGCAGTTTTCTGGGGTAAACATGTTTACTGATCTAGATTCACAAGGTCTGGATCAACAAGTCGGCGAGGGCGGTAAAGCCTTATCTCGCGGTCAACGTCAGTCTATCGCCTTAGCACGAGCCATCTTAAATGATCCGCAGATTTTATTATTAGATGAACCTACGGCTAGCCTTGATGCGCGCTCGGAAAAACAATTTATTAACTCAATGCAG
This window contains:
- a CDS encoding Ig-like domain-containing protein, with the protein product TSDTATVTVTDSVDTTTATLSVDHSSINEDGALLTYTVTLDNAANNDVTVTTTQGEITIYAKGSVLNGVTQDGLSGSLVIMVNTDDSNNNIVITNSISDVSEAHAGETGSYEKLTADTGTVSTIVDITPPIAIDDPIQTISGLKGEYWGYNDKAAGHSNLNNYQQIQDYIAANKAEINFISTEVDYHKGDKDLADDINSDGIPSNLISFLNDDASSIEGSSTEAATDGIIKLSGKLNITEGGKFSLNLTHDDGFVVIIDGKEYTYNGNTSSQTTQFNNIALAAGEHTVEVYYWDQGGAYVFEMELNDSNNQNVWVEENLSHSSSRGVIEVNEGGDVDIDILGNDSEQQGVTITIESEPVHGVVTINDNGTVTYQATGNYSGNDSFTYTLTDAAGNVSNVATVSIGVQPEADQPMLSIELGDVESGTITTNIDMDYDYYAALSDHELPDNIIFFNSGSSTSVDTIRGYKSDDKLVFNGNSGEADILPYVHDSNYILMKFNGKSSYIKISGSNDVEELVFDNGIFNYQNGVLTNISDLEQTSEQVEGYEIELNISGAVTDTDSSEVITSYTISGIPSDASLTAGELNNDGTWTLTPAEAADVKVIVETDYPAFDVSVVANITDTAVIDGETVTSELTSDPVVVPVSPLAIVNVDQTISVNDDMTPDTNVIIVLDISGSMKGDTFTEATNAIKALLATYDDKTNASIQIIGFEYKTIASVWFSGDDMLGEANKFIGKLSADGGTSYKDALEKVMSEFEKGITNGDVDPSDPTDVYFISDGAPSDGYGVKDDVEADWIAFTKNYNIDNVYTVGIDVSTNEKQDVIDNLTPISLGNAPIILDDPAELTKVLQDSLNANYTGNFLAGVSAALDAEVASVTINGTRYSFDGEKTITWDNPNNAPTSTTDTSAAIETTYGIFEIDFATGSYTFIPNDVDQDQTEIIAIELRDAEGNTVDGQLNIEIKDVVSGNNANSNIVTDIDSNPYVLSELIADTETQAGHKSANKYNAGDTDDYIYDSSHNGVKSKLNGGDGDDLLSGLGKNDTLNGEAGNDILLGGNDNDTLNGGTDNDILIGGTGNDILTGGSGIDTFVWLDGTVAVPATDLITDFNILEDKIDLSDLLQGVNSDDLGDYLDLSFGSDTTTISIHAKGDSSSVSQVIILDNVDLSAAYPDVDFTSTAGINSILNDVDDILI
- a CDS encoding type I secretion system permease/ATPase, whose amino-acid sequence is MAVQVVTNTASTSQWDIHPSQRMIEDPLLDCLILLTEHFGNPCSGEALTAGLSISGAHLSPELVPQAASRAGLSAKLSQKGLNELPRMLLPCILLLKDQKACVLQELDIAADKAVISMPETGGEVVLAIAELEAIYVGYLFLVKQQYHGDREFDVHLHDTKKHWLWQTVKSSSSIYRDVIIASVLVNLFALVSPLFVMNVYDKVVPNLAFESLWVLAIGATVAYIFDFIMKQLRGYLIDVAGKKVDLETSAKLFAKVIGMPLEKRASSVGGMAKQLSEFDSVREFLSSATITALVDLPFAILFMIIIWLVAGDLAMFSVIATLLIIGYTLLIQPRLRHAIEEGNKFSSLRHGHLVESLSVLELIKANGAEGVVQQSWQQMLGHISTWQLKAKVITNSVANVASLIVQVSVIGVVVLGVYRVADNEISMGAIIAAVMLSSRAISPMAKIASLMTRSNQTISAMRQLDAIMEQVDEFEDKAHLASRSKLEGKIALEQLGFNYPDVEKPSLYPLSLQIQPGEKVAIIGRNGSGKSTLAKLLLGLYQPTTGSLQFDGMNQQQIHPSDLRRNFGYLPQDITLFHGTIKENILFGAKQVTEYQLIRAVQFSGVNMFTDLDSQGLDQQVGEGGKALSRGQRQSIALARAILNDPQILLLDEPTASLDARSEKQFINSMQIIAKDRTLLLITHKMHLLQLVDRIIVLDKGRLVADGPKAIILEKLKSGALVPGATQ